TCAGGGGAATTTAGAATTCCTCACTTTATCTCTCTCATGCACACCTGTTCCTGCTGGAGATAAATAAACAGAGAGCAACTGCAGCTGCATGGCGGCTTCACTGATTTAAGGAGTATCATTAAGAGCGTCTTTCAAGCTGGGAGTCTTACAGCTTCAAGGGTGTTTCCAATATATAATTCCCGTCACAGTCAATTATCattagaacatatttttaaaaatgaaatccagaggtttttcttaaacaaatgttttaaaattattaacaaaatcaGCCTTTTAAGCAAGTATATTTTCAAGGACAGGAGAGGATATCCTGAAAATTTTCATCATATTAACTACTATTATATGTAGGACCCAGCAAATTTGAATTAGTTTGGCTTCATTTGATGtaaaataagaaggaatgaattcatattttcctcttcctgttttcttttctttctttttttttttttttccttgagacggagtctttttctgtcacccaggctggaatgtagtggcgagatctcggctcactgcaacctccgcctcctgggtttaagggattctcctgcctcagcctcccgagtagctgggactacaggcacgtgcccccactcccggctaatttttgtatctttagtagagacggggtttcaccatgttggctaggttggtctcaaactcctgaccccaagtgatctgcccaccttggcctaccaaagtgctgggattacaggcatgagccaccgtgctgggctgCTCTTCCCATTTTCTATTGGTCCTTAACCTTTATTGGGtcatgatacttttttttttgagatggagtctcactctgttgcccaggctggggtacagctgcgcaatctcagctcacggcaacctctgcctcctgagttcaagcaattatcctgcctcagcctcccaagtagctgggactacaggcacgtgccaccacacccggctaattttgtgtatttttagtagagatggggtttcaccgtattagccaggatggtctcgatctcctgacctcatgatctgcccgcctcggactcccaaaatgttgggattacagatgtgagccactgtgtccggccggGTCATGATACTTTTTAGAATATGATATGGTACCTCTTCCAAGAAATGTACtcagatacatatacacaaacttTATCATAACATTTCAGGGGTTATTGACTGATAAAATCTATTCATAGACGCTCTAATTTCAAAACCTCAATCTAGAGGCTAGTGTAGGGTGAAAATAAGTTGCAAGAACTCAAAATTAATTCCAGGATTGAAGAAAAAgttagtggggttttttttaacattaatttgaAAACAAGTCACTTTGGAGACAAAATTACTACTTTCAGGAATCATTTTCATTGATGTCTTTAATTTCACAaaccaaattatataaaattaagtaGTATATATTTCAAACGTAATAATTGTGCTCTGTACAATTCAAGGCACACTTgaattttttgttggttttttgtttgctctttAACAACGGAAAACTTATACTCTATTCATTCAAGATTTTTCCATCAGAACTTTCATTTTGTTTGGGTTCACAGGTGAAAATATTGTGAAAGTTCATTTCCACCACAATGAAGGATAACATCTTCAGCCCCATTTATTTactaacaactttattgagatacaattcacataccatataattcacccatttaaaatatataactcaATAGTTTTTAATACATTGTTATGTGACCATTACCACAATAAGTTTAGACCATTTTCATGAACCATAGAGAAATCCTGTACCTATTAGATGAATCCTGTACTCCCCATCCATCATCCTTAATTCTAGCTTTAGGCAACCACTAATGTACAGgaagtattttttatagagacagggttttgctatgttgcccaggctggtctcaaatttctgacctcaagcaatcctcctgcctcagcctcccaaagtgctgggattacaggtgtgagccactgtgcctggtcctttatttctttttatgactgaataatagtccattgtatggatataccagatttatctattcattagttaatagacatttgggttgtatccaacttttggccattatgaataattctgctataaatatttgtatacaagtttttgtattGACCAGCCCCTTAATTTTTGACTACACAAcgcaaaaagtaaaaagagaagaactcttataacaaaattatacaaaatatgttttgcaacaattttagatttttcaagATTCAACCATTTCCATATGTAACATCACAGAGGCCTGTCATGACAGGGAAACTGGCGTCATTACTCTATCATAGAATTGGGAAATTCCAGAAGGTTAGATGTTCTCTAAGACCCTTCTTACACTAAGTTAACGACTTACTCctttctattatttcttcataaacagaagaggaaagaccAGAAGAGGAAAGGCTTGCCATACTAATCTGAGTTCCCTGTGCTGGTTTGAAGTACTCAGTTCCCTTACCAATTTCCAACCATGTTTTTCCTATGACTTCAATGTTTGTTGAGTGTATGTATGATTCATAAGATTTCTGATCAATACTATGTGTGTGACATTGAAAGGAGTCAAAATCAATGTATGACTTAGctgcatttatcatttattaattGATGACACATGTATCCAATAATCAAAACATTTGAGAATCTCAACTTATGCCTGAGCCTCTTTCATCAGCGATTATGATATTACATTCACACAAGTTCATGCATTGAATTTATCTGATAAGGACAGATTCAGAGGCATAGGAAGCACATTCCTAAAGATTTGACCATTAGAGTCGTCACACAGAAGACtctactgattatttcttttgctttgtatttCAGAACAATCTTACTTTGGATTTTTGATTTAATTTCACTGAAATTCAGTGAGCATTACCTGATGCTAGCATGTGAGGCATAATCTGGAAGGCTGAATCACAAGTTACTGCTAGGGGAGCCTGCCAAGCTTTGCCATTCTTTCAGGGGAGGGTTTCCCTGAGAAGCCAGTTTTTTTAGATAGTCACTGGGCTCCAGTTGGGGAATATCAGGGTTCTGCCTGTAATATTTCTGCAACTTCTCTAGAACTGTGGGCAACCCAACTGTGGAAGCATAGAACATGGGTCCGCCCTTGTGCCTTGGCCATCCATATCCATGTAAATAGACAACATCAATGTGCTCTGGGCTAGTAGCTATACCTTCTCCCAAGATATGGAATGCTTCATTGATAAGTGAATATAAGCAGCGCTCAAGGATCTCATCCTGGCTAATGGTACGTGGTTCAATGTGATAGGTTTCTCTATACTGTGATAGGAATTTGGAAAGCCAGGGATCGGGTTTGTGAATCCTACCCAATGGCTTGTCATACTGATACCAACCCTTACCTGTCTTCTGGCCAAATCGTCCTAATTCACAGAGCATATCAGGAATTGGGCAGTATCTCCTATTGCCCCTTTTTCGGGCAGGAGTTCCTGGAGGCAATGTAGGTCCAGTAAGACCTTGCCCCTTTCTAGATTTCCAGCCCACATCCAACCCAGCAAGATCGGACACTCTAAAAGGTCCCATTTTAAAACCAAACTCTTCCAGCACCTGATCTACCTCCTCTGGTTTGCTGCCTTCTTCTAACAAGAAATATGTCTGATTGTAATAAGGATTCAACATTCGATTCCCCACAAATCCAAAACAGTTGCCCACAACGACTCcaatctttttaatcttttttgataAGTTCATAACAGTGGCAATGGTAGTGGGGGAAGAGTATCGGCTGGGAATAACCTCTAACAACTTCATGACATGAGCTGGCGAAAAGAAGTGGGTGCCAATGACCAAGTGAGGACGATCAGTGGAAGAAGCAATCTCATCAACATCCAGGGCTGAAGTATTAGTGCACAAAAATGCTTCTGGTTTGCACACGGCTGAGAGTTCAGCAAAGACCTGCTTCTTCAGGCTCATTTCCTCAAATACTGCTTCAATGACTAAATCCACACCACCAAGCTCCTTCATAGATGAAGTTAACTTGGGTTTTGGTCCTGACCAAGGGTGGCCACTCTGTTGCATTTTGGAGGCTTCTTTTTCCAAGACAGAGGTTATTATCTTGTTTGCAGTTGCTAGCTGGTTTTTGTCTGAATCTACAGCAATCACAGGAATTCTGGCCCTTGCAAAAGAAATGACAATGCCTCGGCCCATTGTTCCCAAGCCTGCAGAtaaaaatcaaaggagaaaaagaatgattCAGTGGTACTGGGAACTGAGAAATTATTCACTGGATGGAAGGATTATGTGACAATGTGGCATTTAAAGAGATTGATTCAAGAAACACAAATGGATTGAGTACTAATTAAGACTCTGCACTCTGTTAAGTGTTTCAGaggatataaaaattagttggattCATACACACAAATAGAAGCTATACAAACTAATAAATGGGTCCAACAGGGT
Above is a window of Macaca thibetana thibetana isolate TM-01 chromosome 2, ASM2454274v1, whole genome shotgun sequence DNA encoding:
- the EHHADH gene encoding peroxisomal bifunctional enzyme, producing MAEYTRLHNALALIRLRNPPVNAISTAVLRDVKEGLQKAVIDHTIKAIVICGAEGKFSAGADIHGFSAPRTFGLTLGRVVDEIQRNVKPVVAAIQGMAFGGGLELALGCHYRIAHTEAQVGLPEVTLGLLPGARGTQLLPRLIGVPAALDLITSGRHILAGEALKLGILDKVVNSDPVEEAIRFAQTVSDQPLESRRLCNKPIQSLPNMDTIFSEVLLKMQKQHPGCLAQEACVRAVQAAVQYPYEVGIKKEEELFLYLFQSGQARALQYAFFAERKANKWSTPSGASWKTASAQPVSSVGVVGLGTMGRGIVISFARARIPVIAVDSDKNQLATANKIITSVLEKEASKMQQSGHPWSGPKPKLTSSMKELGGVDLVIEAVFEEMSLKKQVFAELSAVCKPEAFLCTNTSALDVDEIASSTDRPHLVIGTHFFSPAHVMKLLEVIPSRYSSPTTIATVMNLSKKIKKIGVVVGNCFGFVGNRMLNPYYNQTYFLLEEGSKPEEVDQVLEEFGFKMGPFRVSDLAGLDVGWKSRKGQGLTGPTLPPGTPARKRGNRRYCPIPDMLCELGRFGQKTGKGWYQYDKPLGRIHKPDPWLSKFLSQYRETYHIEPRTISQDEILERCLYSLINEAFHILGEGIATSPEHIDVVYLHGYGWPRHKGGPMFYASTVGLPTVLEKLQKYYRQNPDIPQLEPSDYLKKLASQGNPPLKEWQSLAGSPSSNL